In Eubalaena glacialis isolate mEubGla1 chromosome 3, mEubGla1.1.hap2.+ XY, whole genome shotgun sequence, the following are encoded in one genomic region:
- the FUBP1 gene encoding far upstream element-binding protein 1 isoform X10: protein MADYSTVPPPSSGSAGGGGGGGGGGGVNDAFKDALQRARQIAAKIGGDAGTSLNSNDYGYGGQKRPLEDGDQPDAKKVAPQNDSFGTQLPPMHQQQSRSVMTEEYKVPDGMVGFIIGRGGEQISRIQQESGCKIQIAPDSGGLPERSCMLTGTPESVQSAKRLLDQIVEKGRPAPGFHHGDGPGNAVQEIMIPASKAGLVIGKGGETIKQLQERAGVKMVMIQDGPQNTGADKPLRITGDPYKVQQAKEMVLELIRDQGGFREVRNEYGSRIGGNEGIDVPIPRFAVGIVIGRNGEMIKKIQNDAGVRIQFKPDDGTTPDRIAQITGPPDRCQHAAEIITDLLRSVQAGNPGGPGPGGRGRGRGQGNWNMGPPGGLQEFNFIVPTGKTGLIIGKGGETIKSISQQSGARIELQRNPPPNADPNMKLFTIRGTPQQIDYARQLIEEKIGGPVNPLGPPVPHGPHGVPGPHGPPGPPGPGTPMGPYNPAPYNPGPPGPAPHGPPAPYAPQGWGNAYPHWQQQAPPDPAKTGTDPNSAAWAAYYAHYYQQQAQPPPAAPAGAPTTTQTNGQGDQQNPAPAGQVDYTKAWEEYYKKMGQAVPAPTGAPPGGQPDYSAAWAEYYRQQAAYYAQTSPQGMPQHPPAPQGQ, encoded by the exons ATGGCAGATTATTCAACAGTGCCTCCACCCTCCTCTGGCTCAGCTGGTGGTGGAggcggcggcggtggtggtggagGAGTTAACGATGCTTTCAAAGATGCGCTGCAGAGAGCCCGGCAG attgcaGCAAAAATTGGAGGTGATGCTGGTACATCACTGAATTCTAATGACTATGGTTATGGGGGACAAAAAAGACCTTTGGAAGATGGAG ATCAGCCAGATGCTAAGAAAGTTGCTCCTCAAAATGACT CTTTCGGAACACAGTTACCACCGATGCATCAGCAGCAAAG CAGGTCTGTAATGACAGAAGAATACAAAGTTCCAGATGGGATGGTTGGATTTA TAATTGGCAGAGGAGGTGAACAGATCTCACGCATACAACAGGAATCTGGATGCAAAATACAGATAGCTCCTG aCAGTGGTGGCCTTCCAGAAAGGTCTTGTATGTTAACTGGAACCCCTGAGTCTGTCCA ATCAGCAAAACGGTTACTGGACCAGATTGTTGAAAAAGGAAGACCAGCCCCTGGCTTCCATCATGGTGATGGGCCAGGAAATGCGGTTCAAGAAATCATGATTCCAGCTAGCAAAGCAGGATTAGTCATTGGAAAGGGGGGAGAGACTATTAAACAACTTCAG GAACGGGCTGGAGTTAAAATGGTTATGATCCAAGATGGACCTCAGAACACTGGTGCTGACAAACCTCTTAGGATTACAGGGGACCCATACAAAGTTCAA CAAGCCAAGGAAATGGTGTTAGAATTAATTCGTGATCAAGGTGGTTTCAGAGAAGTTCGAAATGAGTATGGGTCAAGAATAGGAGGAAATGAAGGAATAGAT GTCCCCATTCCAAGATTTGCTGTTGGCATCGTAATaggaagaaatggagagatgattaaaaaaatacaaaatgatgcTGGTGTTCGAATTCAGTTTAAGCCAG ATGACGGAACAACACCAGATAGAATAGCACAAATAACAGGACCTCCAGACCGATGTCAACATGCTGCAGAAATTATTACAGACCTTCTTCGAAGTGTTCAG GCTGGTAATCCTGGTGGCCCTGGACCTGGTGGTCGAGGAAGAGGTAGAGGTCAAGGCAACTGGAACATGGGACCACCTGGTGGACTACAGGAATTTAATTTCATTGTAccaactgggaaaactggattaaTAATAGGAAAAG GAGGTGAAACCATAAAAAGCATAAGCCAACAGTCTGGTGCAAGAATAGAACTTCAGAGAAATCCTCCACCTAATGCAGATCCTaatatgaagttatttacaaTTCGTGGAACTCCACAGCAAATAGACTATGCTCGGcaactcatagaagaaaagatTGGT GGCCCAGTAAATCCTTTAGGGCCACCTGTACCCCATGGGCCCCATGGTGTCCCAGGCCCCCATGGGCCTCCTGGGCCCCCTGGGCCTGGAACTCCAATGGGACCATATAACCCTGCACCTTATAATCCGGGACCACCTGGCCCTGCTCCTCA TGGTCCTCCAGCCCCTTATGCTCCCCAGGGGTGGGGAAATGCGTATCCACATTGGCAGCAACAGGCCCCTCCAGATCCAG CTAAAACAGGAACAGATCCAAATTCAGCAGCTTGGGCTGCTTATTATGCTCACTATTATCAACAACAAGCCCAGCCACCGCCTGCAGCTCCTGCCGGTGCACCAACTACAACCCAAACCAATGGACAAG gAGATCAGCAGAATCCAGCTCCAGCTGGACAGGTTGATTATACCAAGGCTTGGGAAGAGTACTACAAGAAAATGG